In Quercus lobata isolate SW786 chromosome 12, ValleyOak3.0 Primary Assembly, whole genome shotgun sequence, a genomic segment contains:
- the LOC115969909 gene encoding major strawberry allergen Fra a 1.04-like — protein MGVTTYNQEFTTTVAPARMFKAFILDSHNLMPKLMPQSIKSIEFIEGDGGVGSIKKTTFHEGSHFKYLKHKIDALDAENCSCKYSLIEGDVLGDKLESISYEVKFESTDGGSVCKMTSHYHTKGDFELKEEDIKDGKDKAMGMYKIVEEYLLANPNVYCEAKCAC, from the exons ATGGGTGTCACTACTTATAACCAAGAATTCACCACCACTGTAGCTCCTGCTAGGATGTTCAAGGCTTTTATCCTTGACTCCCACAACCTCATGCCCAAGCTCATGCCTCAGTCCATCAAAAGCATTGAGTTCATTGAAGGAGATGGAGGCGTTGGCAGCATCAAAAAGACCACTTTCCATGAGG GGAGTCACTTCAAATACTTGAAGCACAAGATTGATGCGCTTGATGCTGAGAATTGCTCTTGTAAGTACAGTTTGATTGAAGGAGATGTGTTGGGGGACAAGCTTGAGTCAATTTCTTACGAGGTTAAGTTTGAGTCCACTGATGGAGGAAGCGTTTGCAAGATGACTAGCCATTATCACACAAAGGGTGACTTTGAGCTAAAGGAAGAGGACATCAAGGACGGCAAGGACAAGGCTATGGGAATGTATAAGATTGTGGAAGAATACCTTTTGGCCAATCCTAATGTCTATTGTGAAGCTAAATGTGCCTGTTAA